A single window of Phaeodactylum tricornutum CCAP 1055/1 PHATR_bd_27x34 genomic scaffold, whole genome shotgun sequence DNA harbors:
- a CDS encoding predicted protein: MTAAEANGDANVDTKAEGVEETSATATDASHKERASPFCWVPKGTPCQFCVATVEQNQLEVYENRDSVVDQLPSGSKKEDILMSSASKQEPSTFVFQEHTANRTEHLLESTLLRLTKGIPNKELRLIISESDDIEQGLLKDIEILEKALEGKEVDDTVVDELLESLLTPMESSWTAPALLGRLRGELAIPSILSVKGNVPAPPQSRTEHPSALVEVTKHPLYLQEHSSPAPLLVVWKRIFTNKDKTLWAPLAALVFKKAVRAEEAPGYTDRISFPMDLGLIRKMIVARKIVSLADLHKYVGLISHNCVKYNGRDTDYGIVARDFEAMVDEQIRIAVETQAKATTIPIESQSSLVKTKDNDGNKDAEEGVASDTAEKRIESESTVETKL; the protein is encoded by the exons ATGACCGCCGCCGAGGCGAACGGCGACGCCAACGTCGACACCAAAGCGGAAGGCGTGGAGGAAACATCCGCGACCGCGACGGACGCCTCCCACAA GGAACGTGCGTCCCCCTTTTGTTGGGTTCCGAAAGGCACCCCGTGTCAATTTTGCGTCGCCACAGTCG AGCAGAACCAACTCGAGGTTTACGAAAATAGAGATTCCGTCGTTGATCAGCTTCCAAGTGGAAGCAAAAAGGAAGACATTTT AATGAGTAGCGCGTCGAAGCAAGAGCCTTCCACCTTTGTTTTTCAGGAACATACAGCCAATCGTACAGAGCATCTCTTGGAGTCGACTCTGCTGCGTCTAACGAAAGGGATTCCGAATAAAGAGCTTCGATTGATTATTTCAGAGTCTGACGACATTGAACAGGGTCTGCTTAAAGACAttgaaattttggaaaaagcaCTGGAAGGCAAGGAGGTCGATGATACCGTTGTAGACGAACTTTTGGAGTCCCTCTTGACACCCATGGAAAGCTCCTGGACTGCGCCGGCTCTACTAGGAAGACTTCGCGGAGAATTAGCCATTCCAAGCATTTTAAGCGTCAAAGGAAACGTTCCAGCGCCTCCACAATCCCGAACCGAACATCCAAGCGCCTTGGTGGAAGTGACGAAACATCCGCTTTATCTTCAGGAGCACTCAAGCCCTGCGCCCCTCCTGGtcgtttggaaaagaatttTTACCAATAAAG ATAAAACTCTTTGGGCCCCATTAGCTGCTTTGGTGTTCAAAAAGGCCGTACGAGCAGAGGAAGCACCGGGATACACAGACCGTATTTCCTTTCCCATGGATCTGGGCCTGATCCGCAAGATGATCGTCGCTCGCAAAATTGTTTCGCTGGCAGATTTGCACAAATACGTTGGTCTGATAAGCCACAATTGCGTCAAATACAATGGGCGAGACACTGACTACGGAATTGTTGCGAGAGACTTTGAGGCCATGGTGGACGAACAAATTCGGATCGCAGTAGAAACTCAAGCCAAGGCAACAACTATTCCTATCGAGTCTCAGTCAAGCCTGGTAAAAACAAAAGATAACGACGGGAACAAGGACGCGGAGGAGGGTGTCGCCAGCGATACTGCCGAAAAAAGAATAGAAAGCGAATCCACAGTAGAGACCAAGTTATAG